One genomic region from Lynx canadensis isolate LIC74 chromosome E1, mLynCan4.pri.v2, whole genome shotgun sequence encodes:
- the CXCL16 gene encoding C-X-C motif chemokine 16, with translation MRRPWGLRSLALLLLLELLPRPGDGNEGSVTGSCYCGTRISSGSPPKRQLLAHLRKHLKVYHRCNSYIRFQLPARSVCGGSRDQWVQELMNCFDLRECGRVDAGSAASRQHSPPPSSQVPEPTETAPLDPGSPAQTHLPPAVRPTQAPTLPAGAPSSDEKLAHIDETATPTVGHGLGAGPEAGEKQKQLEDNVGPTSGTPATVPVVSLLVITLALTVVLLYILCRRRRERCRQQSPDLQLHYTPVASDSNA, from the exons ATGAGGCGGCCCTGGGGACTCCGGTCCCTcgctctcctcctcctgctggaGCTGCTGCCTCGGCCAG GCGATGGCAACGAGGGCAGCGTCACTGGCAGCTGTTACTGCGGGACAAGAATTTCTTCCGGCTCCCCTCCAAAGCGTCAGTTACTGGCACATCTCCGAAAGCACCTGAAAGTCTATCATCGATGTAACTCCTACATCCG GTTCCAGCTACCTGCCCGGAGTGTGTGTGGGGGCAGCAGAGACCAATGGGTTCAAGAACTGATGAACTGCTTTGATCTCAGAG AATGTGGACGTGTGGACGCTGGGAGCGCGGCCTCCCGGCAGCACTCACCTCCCCCCAGCAGCCAGGTTCCTGAGCCCACAGAAACGGCACCTTTAGACCCGGGCTCCCCTGCCCAGACGCACCTGCCACCTGCCGTGcggcccacccaggcacccacactTCCAGCAGGAGCGCCGTCCTCGGATGAAAAGCTCGCCCACATCGACGAAACTGCTACACCCACCGTGGGCCACGGGCTTGGGGCTGGGCCTgaggctggggagaagcagaagcAGTTGGAAGACAATGTGGGACCGACATCTGGGACACCAGCTACGGTCCCTGTGGTATCCCTCCTGGTCATCACCCTCGCTCTCACCGTTGTCCTCTTGTACATCCTGTGCCGGAGGAGGAGGGAGCGGTGCCGGCAGCAGTCTCCAG ATCTACAGCTCCATTACACACCTGTGGCATCAGACTCCAACGCTTGA
- the ZMYND15 gene encoding zinc finger MYND domain-containing protein 15 isoform X1, which translates to MEFVSGYRDEFLDFAALLFGWFRKFATERGAVGASLEGRWRPLETQIRRLPQDPALWVLHVLPNRNVGISLGQGAEPGPGSGLGAAQFLGDEPPLHLRDLSPYVSFVSLEEGEEAEEEEEEEENGEGEGAGLEKVDPDKTGAPAPTSRDSPQEANPPGRPEEPEQEAGGGSGGQDCCREDKAEDEAVPERRKGRRSEAAPLHLSCLLLVTDEHGTILGIDLLMDGAQGSAGKGSGPENLAPRAYALLCHSMACPMGSGDPRKPRQLTVGDAQLHRELESLVPRLGVKLAKTPMRTWGPRPGFTFASLRARTCHVCHRHSFEVKLTPCPQCSAVLYCGESCLRADWRRCPDDVSHRFWCPRLAAFMERAGELATLPFTYATEVTSETFNKEAFLASRGLTRGYWTQLSMLIPGPGTPRHPRGSTPSLSLLLSGDPYQLLQGDGPALMPPVPPDPPRSLFGSWQDYYTWRGLGLDSPMAVLLTYPLTVYYVITHLVPQSFPELNIQNKQSLKIHVVEAGKEFDLVMVFWELLVLLPHVALELQFVGDGLPPESDQQHFTLQRVRADGQVGVGPALPPPSRSPLSCLRQLPSALTSSPFSTPLLAPQDGPEVSVRPGSGVSGRLSSGTKEKGGRRDLQIKVSARPYHLLQGPKPDLVIGFNSGFGLKDTWLSSLPRLQSLRVPAFFTESSEYGCVMDDQTMAVATGGGTSPPRPNPFRSPFRLRAADNCMPWYCNAFIFHLVYKPPQGGGARPAPGPAPQAPPPAAPPAPARRRRGEKKPGRGARRRR; encoded by the exons ATGGAGTTTGTATCTGGATACCGGGATGAATTCCTTGATTTCGCTGCCCTCCTGTTTGGCTGGTTCCGAAAGTTCGCCACGGAGCGCGGGGCTGTGGGGGCCAGCCTTGAGGGCCGCTGGCGCCCGCTGGAGACGCAGATCAGAAGGCTGCCCCAGGACCCCGCCCTTTGGGTGCTGCATGTTCTGCCCAACCGTAATGTGGGCATCAGCCTGGGGCAAGGAGCAGAGCCAGGCCCTGGATCGGGCCTGGGGGCTGCCCAGTTCCTGGGAGATGAGCCCCCACTCCACCTGCGAGACCTAAGCCCCTATGTCAGTTTTGTCagcctggaggaaggggaggaagcagaggaggaggaggaggaggaagagaatggagaGGGGGAGGGTGCAGGCTTGGAGAAGGTAGATCCAGACAAAACTGGGGCCCCTGCCCCTACCAGCAGGGACTCCCCCCAGGAAGCAAACCCTCCAGGGAGGCCAGAGGAGCCCGAGCAAGAGGCAGGAGGTGGAAGCGGTGGCCAGGATTGCTGCCGAGAAGACAAGGCAGAGGACGAAGCAGTCcctgagaggaggaaggggcgGAGAAGTG AGGCTGCCCCCCTGCACCTTTCCTGCCTCTTGCTGGTAACAGACGAACATGGCACCATCTTGGGCATTGACCTGCTAATGGATGGAGCCCAGGGCAGTGCAGGCAAGGGCTCAGGGCCAGAGAACCTGGCCCCTCGGGCCTATGCTCTCCTCTGCCACAGCATGGCCTGCCCCATGGGCTCCGGAGACCCTCGAAAGCCCCGACAGCTGACTGTGGGAGATGCCCAGCTGCATCG AGAGCTGGAGAGTCTGGTCCCGAGGCTGGGAGTGAAGCTAGCCAAGACGCCGATGCGCACATGGGGTCCCCGGCCGGGCTTCACGTTTGCCTCCCTTCGGGCTCGAACCTGCCACGTCTGTCACAGACATAGCTTTGAAGTGAAGCTGACACCTTG cccccagtgtAGCGCGGTCTTGTACTGCGGAGAGTCTTGTCTCCGGGCCGACTGGCGGCGATGTCCGGATGACGTGAGCCACCGGTTTTGGTGCCCGAGGCTCGCGGCCTTCATGGAACGTGCCGGAGAACTGGCAACTCTGCCTTTTACCTACGCCACAG AGGTGACCAGTGAAACCTTCAACAAGGAGGCCTTCCTGGCCTCACGGGGCCTCACTCGTGGCTACTGGACCCAGCTCAGCATGCTGATTCCAGGCCCTGGCacgcccaggcacccccggggCAGCACGCCATCCCTCAGCCTTCTTCTCAGTG gaGATCCCTATCAGCTTCTCCAGGGGGATGGGCCTGCCCTGATGCCTCCTGTGCCCCCAGATCCGCCCAGGAGCCTCTTTG GCTCATGGCAGGATTACTACACGTGGAGGGGCCTCGGCTTGGACTCCCCCATGGCCGTGCTTCTCACCTACCCGCTGACTGTGTACTACGTCATCACCCACCTGGTGCCCCAGTCCT TCCCTGAGCTCAACATCCAGAACAAGCAGTCACTGAAAATCCACGTGGTGGAGGCCGGGAAGGAGTTTGACCTGGTCATGGTGTTTTGG GAGCTCTTGGTCCTGCTCCCCCACGTGGCCCTAGAGCTGCAGTTTGTGGGCGACGGCCTGCCCCCCGAGAGTGACCAGCAGCATTTTACCCTGCAGAGGGTGAGGGCTGatgggcaggtgggggtggggcctgcgCTCCCGCCTCCCTCCCGCTCTCCCCTGTCTTGCCTAAGGCAGCTTCCCAGCGCCCTAACGTCTAGCCCTTTCTCCACTCCGCTCCTGGCTCCCCAGGATGGCCCAGAAGTGTCTGTCCGTCCTGGTTCCGGGGTATCGGGGCGGCTCAGCTCCGGGACCAAGGAGAAGGGGGGCCGCAGGGACCTGCAGATCAAGGTGTCTGCACGGCCCTACCACCTGCTCCAGGGGCCCAAACCTGACCTGGTTATCG GGTTTAACTCCGGCTTCGGTCTCAAGGACACCTGGCTGAGCTCGCTGCCCCGGCTccag TCCCTCCGAGTGCCGGCCTTCTTCACCGAGAGCAGCGAGTACGGCTGTGTGATGGACGACCAGACCATGGCGGTGGCCACGGGAGGGGGCACCAGCCCCCCGAGGCCCAATCCCTTCCGCTCCCCTTTTCGCCTGCGAGCGGCCGACAACTGCATGCCCTG GTACTGCAACGCCTTCATCTTCCACCTGGTCTACAAGCCCCCGCAGGGGGGCGGGGCCCGCCCGGCGCCGGGGCCCgcgccccaggccccgccccccgccgcgccccccgcccccgcccgcagACGCCGAGGGGAGAAGAAACCTGGGCGGGGGGCCCGCCGGCGCAGGTGA
- the ZMYND15 gene encoding zinc finger MYND domain-containing protein 15 isoform X2 — MEFVSGYRDEFLDFAALLFGWFRKFATERGAVGASLEGRWRPLETQIRRLPQDPALWVLHVLPNRNVGISLGQGAEPGPGSGLGAAQFLGDEPPLHLRDLSPYVSFVSLEEGEEAEEEEEEEENGEGEGAGLEKVDPDKTGAPAPTSRDSPQEANPPGRPEEPEQEAGGGSGGQDCCREDKAEDEAVPERRKGRRSEAAPLHLSCLLLVTDEHGTILGIDLLMDGAQGSAGKGSGPENLAPRAYALLCHSMACPMGSGDPRKPRQLTVGDAQLHRELESLVPRLGVKLAKTPMRTWGPRPGFTFASLRARTCHVCHRHSFEVKLTPCPQCSAVLYCGESCLRADWRRCPDDVSHRFWCPRLAAFMERAGELATLPFTYATEVTSETFNKEAFLASRGLTRGYWTQLSMLIPGPGTPRHPRGSTPSLSLLLSGDPYQLLQGDGPALMPPVPPDPPRSLFGSWQDYYTWRGLGLDSPMAVLLTYPLTVYYVITHLVPQSFPELNIQNKQSLKIHVVEAGKEFDLVMVFWELLVLLPHVALELQFVGDGLPPESDQQHFTLQRDGPEVSVRPGSGVSGRLSSGTKEKGGRRDLQIKVSARPYHLLQGPKPDLVIGFNSGFGLKDTWLSSLPRLQSLRVPAFFTESSEYGCVMDDQTMAVATGGGTSPPRPNPFRSPFRLRAADNCMPWYCNAFIFHLVYKPPQGGGARPAPGPAPQAPPPAAPPAPARRRRGEKKPGRGARRRR, encoded by the exons ATGGAGTTTGTATCTGGATACCGGGATGAATTCCTTGATTTCGCTGCCCTCCTGTTTGGCTGGTTCCGAAAGTTCGCCACGGAGCGCGGGGCTGTGGGGGCCAGCCTTGAGGGCCGCTGGCGCCCGCTGGAGACGCAGATCAGAAGGCTGCCCCAGGACCCCGCCCTTTGGGTGCTGCATGTTCTGCCCAACCGTAATGTGGGCATCAGCCTGGGGCAAGGAGCAGAGCCAGGCCCTGGATCGGGCCTGGGGGCTGCCCAGTTCCTGGGAGATGAGCCCCCACTCCACCTGCGAGACCTAAGCCCCTATGTCAGTTTTGTCagcctggaggaaggggaggaagcagaggaggaggaggaggaggaagagaatggagaGGGGGAGGGTGCAGGCTTGGAGAAGGTAGATCCAGACAAAACTGGGGCCCCTGCCCCTACCAGCAGGGACTCCCCCCAGGAAGCAAACCCTCCAGGGAGGCCAGAGGAGCCCGAGCAAGAGGCAGGAGGTGGAAGCGGTGGCCAGGATTGCTGCCGAGAAGACAAGGCAGAGGACGAAGCAGTCcctgagaggaggaaggggcgGAGAAGTG AGGCTGCCCCCCTGCACCTTTCCTGCCTCTTGCTGGTAACAGACGAACATGGCACCATCTTGGGCATTGACCTGCTAATGGATGGAGCCCAGGGCAGTGCAGGCAAGGGCTCAGGGCCAGAGAACCTGGCCCCTCGGGCCTATGCTCTCCTCTGCCACAGCATGGCCTGCCCCATGGGCTCCGGAGACCCTCGAAAGCCCCGACAGCTGACTGTGGGAGATGCCCAGCTGCATCG AGAGCTGGAGAGTCTGGTCCCGAGGCTGGGAGTGAAGCTAGCCAAGACGCCGATGCGCACATGGGGTCCCCGGCCGGGCTTCACGTTTGCCTCCCTTCGGGCTCGAACCTGCCACGTCTGTCACAGACATAGCTTTGAAGTGAAGCTGACACCTTG cccccagtgtAGCGCGGTCTTGTACTGCGGAGAGTCTTGTCTCCGGGCCGACTGGCGGCGATGTCCGGATGACGTGAGCCACCGGTTTTGGTGCCCGAGGCTCGCGGCCTTCATGGAACGTGCCGGAGAACTGGCAACTCTGCCTTTTACCTACGCCACAG AGGTGACCAGTGAAACCTTCAACAAGGAGGCCTTCCTGGCCTCACGGGGCCTCACTCGTGGCTACTGGACCCAGCTCAGCATGCTGATTCCAGGCCCTGGCacgcccaggcacccccggggCAGCACGCCATCCCTCAGCCTTCTTCTCAGTG gaGATCCCTATCAGCTTCTCCAGGGGGATGGGCCTGCCCTGATGCCTCCTGTGCCCCCAGATCCGCCCAGGAGCCTCTTTG GCTCATGGCAGGATTACTACACGTGGAGGGGCCTCGGCTTGGACTCCCCCATGGCCGTGCTTCTCACCTACCCGCTGACTGTGTACTACGTCATCACCCACCTGGTGCCCCAGTCCT TCCCTGAGCTCAACATCCAGAACAAGCAGTCACTGAAAATCCACGTGGTGGAGGCCGGGAAGGAGTTTGACCTGGTCATGGTGTTTTGG GAGCTCTTGGTCCTGCTCCCCCACGTGGCCCTAGAGCTGCAGTTTGTGGGCGACGGCCTGCCCCCCGAGAGTGACCAGCAGCATTTTACCCTGCAGAGG GATGGCCCAGAAGTGTCTGTCCGTCCTGGTTCCGGGGTATCGGGGCGGCTCAGCTCCGGGACCAAGGAGAAGGGGGGCCGCAGGGACCTGCAGATCAAGGTGTCTGCACGGCCCTACCACCTGCTCCAGGGGCCCAAACCTGACCTGGTTATCG GGTTTAACTCCGGCTTCGGTCTCAAGGACACCTGGCTGAGCTCGCTGCCCCGGCTccag TCCCTCCGAGTGCCGGCCTTCTTCACCGAGAGCAGCGAGTACGGCTGTGTGATGGACGACCAGACCATGGCGGTGGCCACGGGAGGGGGCACCAGCCCCCCGAGGCCCAATCCCTTCCGCTCCCCTTTTCGCCTGCGAGCGGCCGACAACTGCATGCCCTG GTACTGCAACGCCTTCATCTTCCACCTGGTCTACAAGCCCCCGCAGGGGGGCGGGGCCCGCCCGGCGCCGGGGCCCgcgccccaggccccgccccccgccgcgccccccgcccccgcccgcagACGCCGAGGGGAGAAGAAACCTGGGCGGGGGGCCCGCCGGCGCAGGTGA
- the MED11 gene encoding mediator of RNA polymerase II transcription subunit 11 gives MATYSLANERLRALEDIEREIGAILQNAGTVILELSKEKSNERLLDRQAAAFTASVQHVEAELSAQIRYLTQVATGQPHEGSSYSSRKDCQMALKRVDYARLKLSDVARTCEQMLEN, from the exons ATGGCGACCTACAGCCTGGCGAACGAGAGGCTGCGCGCCCTGGAAGACATCGAGCGGGAAATCGGCGCCATTCTCCAGAATGCAG GTACCGTGATCCTGGAATTGTCCAAGGAGAAAAGCAACGAGCGGCTCTTGGACCGGCAGGCGGCGGCCTTCACGGCGTCGGTGCAACACGTGGAAGCGGAGCTGTCGGCTCAGATCCGCTACCTCACCCAG GTGGCCACAGGGCAGCCCCATGAGGGTTCCAGCTACTCTTCGAGGAAGGACTGTCAGATGGCCCTGAAGCGAGTGGACTACGCTCGCCTCAAGCTCAGTGATGTGGCCCGAACCTGTGAGCAGATGCTGGAAAACTAG